A stretch of DNA from Vibrio gallaecicus:
TCTGAAGATGGTGAACACGATTATGTGATTGGTTCATGCTCATGTTTAGCTGGCGATCAATTCTGTGAAGCGAGTTTTGCCCAGCCTCTACAAATTGGTCAGAGACTGCACCTGCTTGATAGTGCAGGCTACACCATGGTGAAATTGAATTGGTTTAATGGTTTGAAAATGCCATCTATCTACTGCGAACGTAGTAATGGTGAGATTCAAAAATTGAATGAATTTGGTTATGACGATTTTAAACGTTCTTTATCTCAGTGGAAGGTGAGCTAAGTTAGCTGTTTTCGTTTCCGCCAGTCTAAATAAGTCAGTCACAAATAAAAAGAGCAGCGATTAAAGCTGCTCTTTTTGATTTATATATTAACTGCTACATATCCAGCATAGTTTTGACTCAATCGATTAGTTCAGTTCTTTCACTAAGCGGATAAGTGTCATCCCACTTGAGTTTGTTGTCACTTCTTGAGCTTCAGTAAAATCAATGATTAACCCGTCATGATTGCTATTTATGCCGTTATTATCAGGAGTGTTTGTCCAATAAGGCGCATTAATTGTAGTAGGAAAAAAACTTAAATTGATAGCAGGTTGCGTACAACGATAATCAACAATTGAACCCAGCTCTTTTATGTTTGGCAGTCTAAAACCAGTTTGAGAACCGATGGTTGTTAGTGTTGTATCAGTAGTAGCCACTAACGCGTCTTGAAAAGTGCTGTAGCTCGTAGGAACGCCACTGCATAGATTAGTTTCGGCAGTGTAGGTTTCACCAAGGCTACATTTTGCCCATAGGAGATTAGTGTCAATATCTAAAATTGTGCCATCTTGACGGTCGATGAACTGACCATCATCTTGTGAAGCTGGTTGATTTACAACACAGGTTTGAGCATAGCTTGAGCCTGAAACAGCAAGTGCTGCAATAACGTAATATTTAAGTTTCATTATTCTACTACTCCACTAACTGCAATCACACCTTGATAAGTTCCTTTATTACAAAGCTTCATTTGCCCTGTTTGAGTACTCATACACCAAGCACTGCTAGTGGCTCCAACAGAAGTTGATTGTGTGTAAATCGTATCAACAGAGCTTATATTCTTGATATATGGGAAGTAATCAACAGTCGCTGGGTCAATAGTGCCCACGTTATAGTTAATAAATGAACGAGCTTCCGCCGGGGAAGGCAAACGCCAGTTATTGACACCACATGCACCAAAGCTATTTAGGTTGGCTAAGTAACCTTCTGCATCACAGCGTCTATTGCCACCAGAGTTAGTAGAATAAGCACACGCAGAAGAGATTGGACCGTCAGCGAGAAGCTCATCATTTTTATGACCCGCAGAGCCGCCGTTCGTTGTGGAAACTGAATCATACCAAGTATACAGGTATGCCGAACTGCGCCAGTAAGCTGACTCTGTCGAATAAGGGTATGGGTTTGCATCAGGATCTTCAGCGTAATCTTCCAGCCATTGATCGATTACACCTTGGCTTGGTAAGTCGATTGGTTGTTGCTTGGCTTCTATATACATCCCAGTCCGTTCATCGCGAACACAAGCCCAATCTGACGCGCTATTCGGAAGAATGTTGCCGCTATAATCTAATTTAGTGAACTTGAAGCCATGTTGCCCGTCGGTATGTTCAGCCCCATCTACAGGATCTAAACCGTATTCAGCATCTTGATTTGGGTAAGCTGTTTGTGAAACTTGAGCGTTGAAGTTAGCACCGTCAAAGTAGTTTACATAACCTGTATCATTGATTTGGTTATCACCAGGTATGTAAAAAGATAATGTGTCATTACTCGTATCGATGACAGCATTTCCACTTGCGTTCATGGTGTAGATAACAGTTTCACCACCTTCACTCAGGCCGTCTTGCTTAGCAGTAATACTGATTGGAGAAGATAACTCTTCAGCATTAATTTGTATCGTCAGGCTGGTTAAATTGC
This window harbors:
- a CDS encoding Lcl C-terminal domain-containing protein — its product is MKLKYYVIAALAVSGSSYAQTCVVNQPASQDDGQFIDRQDGTILDIDTNLLWAKCSLGETYTAETNLCSGVPTSYSTFQDALVATTDTTLTTIGSQTGFRLPNIKELGSIVDYRCTQPAINLSFFPTTINAPYWTNTPDNNGINSNHDGLIIDFTEAQEVTTNSSGMTLIRLVKELN
- a CDS encoding Lcl C-terminal domain-containing protein; amino-acid sequence: MHKQKSHWQLNKTSAALLVLAIAGCKSGHEGSSGGTPTDPDPTTPVQVSIPNTISFLEPTSGSSTESITVTLSEALSSELSLTLSTTDVTARSEGTFKNYDSISSQVITIPAGSTSASLPLNILHNNLHETNKTLQYTISADSSDSYELSNAISTVTITDADAEPTVSFSHSNKVVLEGDTAQSNIELSHYSYKDITVTLVQSGIATDDDYTSNLTSLTIQINAEELSSPISITAKQDGLSEGGETVIYTMNASGNAVIDTSNDTLSFYIPGDNQINDTGYVNYFDGANFNAQVSQTAYPNQDAEYGLDPVDGAEHTDGQHGFKFTKLDYSGNILPNSASDWACVRDERTGMYIEAKQQPIDLPSQGVIDQWLEDYAEDPDANPYPYSTESAYWRSSAYLYTWYDSVSTTNGGSAGHKNDELLADGPISSACAYSTNSGGNRRCDAEGYLANLNSFGACGVNNWRLPSPAEARSFINYNVGTIDPATVDYFPYIKNISSVDTIYTQSTSVGATSSAWCMSTQTGQMKLCNKGTYQGVIAVSGVVE